One genomic segment of Paenibacillus sp. FSL H8-0332 includes these proteins:
- the ligD gene encoding non-homologous end-joining DNA ligase translates to MPAATKGTITVDGQQISITNPDKPLWPEMGITKQIYLQKLAALSPYLLRYCKDRLLTVIRYPHGVPGMSFYQKNAPEPLPEFVSTAVQDDITYIVLQGLPELLWLGNLAALEFHPSLHYAGSTLPCEWMIDLDPSLEVEPRIMEAAAVVGEVLRSLGLASVPKTSGATGVQIIVPVKPGVTFDDLRRIGHFVGRYVTEKRPDLFTLERLKKHRGDKIYFDYLQHYGGKTLAAPYTPRARPLATVSTPLLWEEVERGVKPTDFNLLNIEERLSRLGDLIAKVPPQPVEAIIAKLPSGQQ, encoded by the coding sequence ATGCCAGCGGCCACTAAAGGAACTATTACCGTAGACGGGCAGCAAATCAGCATCACCAATCCCGACAAACCGCTTTGGCCCGAGATGGGCATCACTAAGCAGATCTATCTGCAAAAGCTTGCAGCCCTCTCGCCCTACCTGCTGCGCTATTGCAAGGACCGGCTGCTCACGGTGATCCGCTATCCCCACGGCGTCCCCGGGATGTCCTTCTATCAGAAGAACGCCCCGGAGCCGCTGCCGGAATTCGTCAGCACGGCGGTGCAGGATGATATTACCTACATTGTGCTGCAGGGCCTGCCGGAGCTGCTCTGGCTGGGCAATCTGGCCGCGCTCGAATTCCACCCTTCCCTCCATTATGCCGGCAGTACGCTGCCCTGCGAATGGATGATCGATCTGGACCCTTCGCTTGAGGTCGAACCGCGGATTATGGAAGCTGCTGCTGTGGTAGGAGAGGTGCTGAGATCGCTCGGGCTGGCCTCGGTTCCCAAAACCTCGGGAGCCACCGGAGTGCAGATCATTGTTCCGGTTAAGCCGGGGGTCACCTTCGATGATCTGCGCCGGATCGGGCATTTCGTAGGCCGTTATGTTACCGAGAAGCGGCCCGATCTCTTCACCCTGGAGCGCCTGAAGAAGCATCGCGGGGACAAAATATACTTCGATTATCTCCAGCATTACGGCGGCAAAACACTCGCTGCCCCTTACACCCCGCGCGCCCGGCCGCTGGCTACTGTCTCCACTCCCCTCCTGTGGGAGGAGGTTGAACGGGGCGTCAAGCCTACAGATTTTAACCTGCTGAATATAGAAGAGCGTCTCAGCCGGTTAGGAGATCTGATTGCCAAGGTTCCTCCTCAGCCGGTCGAAGCAATTATTGCCAAGCTTCCCTCAGGACAGCAATAA
- a CDS encoding sigma-70 family RNA polymerase sigma factor, translating to MEHLVVKVQNGEVEQYGRIVEAFQQPMYRYCSRLLGSGAEAEDAVQEILVKAYQNIGKYRPLVSFSSWMYKIAYHHCLAVIRQRQRQSRVMLLLRPQKYAESPEQQMDRFLFDEPLAVALSRLKPEERNLLVLRIFEEQSFAEIAVILGKNQDAVKKRYRRTIVKLTDLLQSQREGEASPWTSNSLLKKKG from the coding sequence ATGGAACACCTCGTTGTTAAGGTTCAAAACGGCGAAGTGGAGCAGTACGGGCGGATCGTTGAAGCTTTTCAGCAGCCGATGTACCGTTATTGCAGCCGTCTGCTAGGCAGCGGGGCAGAGGCGGAGGATGCCGTGCAGGAGATTCTGGTCAAAGCCTATCAAAATATCGGCAAGTATCGTCCGCTGGTCAGCTTCTCTTCATGGATGTATAAAATCGCCTATCATCATTGCCTGGCGGTTATCCGCCAGCGCCAGCGGCAGAGCCGGGTGATGCTGCTGCTGCGGCCGCAGAAATATGCGGAAAGCCCGGAGCAGCAGATGGACCGATTCCTGTTCGATGAACCGCTCGCTGTAGCGCTATCCCGGCTGAAGCCGGAGGAGCGGAACCTGCTGGTGCTGCGGATTTTTGAAGAGCAGAGCTTTGCCGAAATCGCCGTCATTCTGGGCAAGAATCAGGATGCGGTCAAGAAAAGATACCGGCGTACGATCGTTAAGCTCACCGACCTGCTGCAATCGCAAAGAGAGGGGGAGGCATCACCATGGACGAGCAATTCACTGCTGAAGAAAAAAGGATAA